Genomic window (Vigna radiata var. radiata cultivar VC1973A chromosome 1, Vradiata_ver6, whole genome shotgun sequence):
agagagaaaatatttgtaTGTGTGCTATTGTTCcacaaatattcaatataatattatatcataataaaatattaagacgAGTGTCAATATAGCTTTCCTCAAAGCCATTGCAAAACTTAGATAAAAAATGTTCATGCCAACAAGAGTGATTATCGGTATTCATAGACTATCTTTACGCAATGATCTTACTCGGATCTTGAGCGTAAATTATGCAGACAAATGGCAATATCCTAACCGTGCTTTGATTGCTCATTCCATTTGAATAGGGTCTCCTAGTTGATGAGAGGAAAAGATCCACTTGCAAAAACTCTATAGCGTCCAAGTCAGTAAGAGAGTCAGGGTCTGTTATGTGAGAGTAATTATTAAGTATGAAGTGAGTATCCCTTGAAAATTACTGgtgtatttataaaatcaacACATAGGTTGTGTgtctatattctttttaaaataatacttttttggATAGTATAATAACAGTCTAATAATAACAACAGAAGAATAAAAATTActagatttaattataatatgtaaatataacataaatagGTGTAAGTTTTGACTACTTCATAATGAAGAGCCTTAAATGGAATTATTAAGTTGTgcacttaatattttttttgaattggATAAAAATAGAACAAGTGAATgaaagtttttatttgtttatttgtaataaaaacaaaaaatatcttgTGATTTAAGAGgactaatatttcaaaacaaatatattcatttaaagaacttcttaaaataaatattatgcaTACAAACTTAGAGAATGAACTATAATtacatgataaaattataattttttattctacattacactgttttaattaaaaaatattgcttATTAACAAAAGCTCACATTAAGAAAACTCGTTTTAATCATTGAAATATTTTGTAGcacaaacttaaaaaatagtaaatatatgTCATCCTAAATATTAATGGgtgattattttattgatgtagaaaatattttagagtgaaattagttttaataaatcacactcaattattttaatattgaaaaatttgaactataaatagaaaattagttaactgatttttattttataatagttgtcattttataaaagttgtCATCTTTCTATACTTTATAAACGTCAACATAAAGATATGGAGTGAGAACCTTAgcataagaattaaaatttcattttcaataagttcatttttacctttttttttcttgaataattattttagtatgcTAGATAgcttttaatcttttaactattttaacttattttatgatttgtgaTTATTGTATATACTTTCATGATGGTGTTTTACATGAGAACAAATGATGTTTTAAATTAGACTACTCAATAAGATCGAAAAAAGATCATATGAGataaccattattttcataagagtttatattttttaaataataatgtttattatatttagaatttttttatttacaggatgattataaacttatttatacaTATGAATTATATCTTGTATTAGTAATTAGTAAAGTGATTACtagtaatataaatatagattttaaGTGTTACAATATTACTTTATAGCATAATTAAGTTTCCATTGTTTTacatagttattttttataaatttagtacTTTTAACATTAGTTATTAATAGAGTTAAGTAGATTAAGTTTGTAAAAATCCCATTAAAAGACAAGATTAAatctttcttattatttatatcttaaaataatttcattttagcAAATTGATTCCACTTTTCAGAACTCACgaaaataatagaaagtaactcctaaactaaaatattttatttcataattaaaaaggaaTTCTAAAACACAAGTACtacaaatataaattgtaaatcAAATACTCTCCAGATGTTAATTTGTGTTGATATCttgtaattaatattgtttatagaatatatttgattaactaaatttaaaaagtacACAACTTAATatgtttcataatatttttttcataatttatattttaatagataaatattataaattatttcaaatttagtCATATTTCTAGagaattgttatttattattaatctctatttaatttattttaaattagctaatttataaaaattgaattaaaagtcAACAACATCTGCAAATTTGATGATAGAATACATATTTCAAAGCAAACCATGTCATATGTATCTTCGTTGCTTCTTACGacattgattttgtttatttaaggAATATTTTCCTTCGAATCATCACTTTTAACTTTCATGCATCCCACATTTCTTCAACAAATACTTTTTCTGACAACTTAAATTGTTTGTCGGACTTAACATTTATTAGCTAATAATATCGATtaactaatttgtttattaaGATTAAGTTAATCTTCCAAAACTAGAACTGCTATATTTAGTtgcaaataatatttgttatatatagatCATATTTGtgtattaaacatttttttatataattgaaaagtaaatttaaatatttaaaatataggattaaatatatttttatcttttaatttaagtagaaattgaaattattttatttttaaaattttgcttcaatttaaatttttgactTATGAaacatgttatttaatttttttaactaaattttattaattttatttcagattttaaatattatcatcaattaaaactgaaataaagataggttatataaaaatattatcataaaacataattaaaatataaaagaaaaacttaaaaaattgattaaattatatagagagagaaagagggaagattaaattataacaaaattttaaaaaagaaaaaatacatttttaactaattaaattataataaaactgtgattttgttttaaatttattataaagataaCTATATGAAAATGTGTTTTAGTGGAAATATTAACATATACTATCTTAAAAAGGTTAAGAGAGAAATCGATCAtacttatatacaaattaaattacattttaaaaatttattgcaTAATAATCACGCAacttatatgtttattaattttacttgtaCCAATTAAATTCCTTAGAACAAGATATGTTAATTAGAACAAGATATGTTAAAATAAGAAGGAAGGttgtaagtattttattattattatggaaTTATCAAAGATATTTGATCCTAATAATTTATCGTTTACAACACTTCTttcaaattgataaataaatattaattattctcGATTTCTTtataagatattaaaatttattctatagagattttttttagtaaaactgTTTATTAtctgaaataatataattacacTAGCTAGGTATTAAAGTTAGTGAACTAAACACACAtctgaaataatataattaccCTAGCTAggtatttagtattttttttatcaataatttatgtttgggttttgaatttatcattttatatttcctAAATagattagttattttaatttcaaactaatttatcctgtttaaatatagatattgtgtAAATTTAATGATCATATTTGTAAGGAtggtaacaaatgtgttttattgatgttgaaagagtaaccaatgtacaatatatagaatgtatATAACCAGCATACAATAATTAACGTACaataataaggaaaaaatatatcaattatttaagacataatcaattattcagaaactaaataaggttTGAGGCAGACTTTTAGTGAATATGTTTGTTAGCGGGAGATCAGAAGGAATGAAATGAGTGATGAGTTTGTTAGATAGAATAAGCTCTCGaacaaagtgataatcaatatcaatatgTTTAGCACGTTTGTAAGCCACCGGATTTTGGGAGAGGAATATAGCACTGTTGTTGTCACAAAGAAGAGTTGACGCTTGATAGGAAATATGCAGATAATGTAGAAGATGAGTAATTCATATCAGTTCAGCTGCTGCATTAGCCATGACTCTATAATCTGATTCACAACTTGATCGAGCTACGGTTGGTTGTTTCTTAGAACTCCATGAGACGAGATTACCGCCTAAGAAAATGGAATAACCATAGGTAGATCGCCTAGTCTCAATACATCGAGCCCAATCAGCATCCGAGTAACCAAGAACATTAAGGGAAGCTCCACGGGTGAAGGATAGGCCATAGGACATGGTGCCCTTGACATATCGAAGGATGCGTTTAACTGCTTGAAAGTGATCATTTGTTGGAGCTTGAAGAAACTAACTAACCAAATTTACCACGTAGGACAAGTCAGGACGAGTCATAGTGAGATACTGGAGTGCACCAACGAGAGAGCGATAGTGAGTGGGATCAGAGAATGGATCTCCTGTGGTTGTCAGTTGAATATGAGGTTGGAGAGGTGAGGTTGTTGGTTTTGCATCCAACATCTAGGCCTTAGATAAAATGTCTTGAGCGTATTTGATCTGCCTAAGAAAGACACCATTGGTAGTGTAGTGGACCTCGAGACCAAGAAAGTAATTTAGATGGCCTAAATCCTTGATAGCAAACTCAGTTTTGAACCTGGCCAAAAGTTTTTGAAGTAAAGAATTATTATTCCCTGTCAAAATTATGTTatcaacataaacaagtatatatagAGTGGCAACAGTGTTGTGGTAGACAAATAGAGATGGATTTGCCTTGCTTCAGAGGAACCCAAGACTGAGCAAAAACGAGCTGAATCGTTGAAACCATGCAAGAGGGGCCTGTTTGAGGCCATAAAGAGCTTTCCAAAGTCGATAGACATGATTTGGGTATCGAGGAtcaacaaacccaggaggttgtTCCCTATAGACAAGATGTGTCAGGTGCTCATTCaagaatgcattgttgacatccaaTTGATGAAGAGACCAATTATTCATTACTGCTAGAGTGAGAATGACACGAACAGTGGGAACTTTAACAACAAGACTGAAAGTGTGATCATAGTAAAGACCAGGTGTTTGAGTGAAGCCTTGTGCAACCAATCGTGCTTTTAATTTGTCAATTGACCCATCTGAAAGATATTTGGTGCGAAACACCCATTTGGATCCTACAATGTTGGTGTTGGATGGGCGTGGGACAAGATCCCAAGTATTGTTGGAGTGTAGGGCCAGGAGCTCTTTATGCATAGCATCCAACCAACCAGGATGTTTGGCAGCGGATTTGAATCCTTTGGGTGTAGAAGTGGTAAGCAGAGCATAAAGAAGAGAAGATGGTTGGTAGGTGGTAACGTCAACAAAATGACGATGCCAAAAAATACCTGATTTGGCGAGTGTGACCATAGGATGAGTAGACTGGACACTACGGTGTATCTGTGGTTGAGTATCAGGCATGGAAGCAGCAATTGAAGGAGTATCTTCAGCATGACATAGACCACAAGGTGTGGTTGATGAGTGCACAATTTCCTTGTATAGTGGCAAAGAAGAAGCTGGTGCAGGAGCTGGAACAGGAATTTCAGGTGTTAAAGTTGGTtcaacaaatgaagaaaaacccaATCCGGAAATTGGAGATATAGTTCCTGCTTTTGAACACGAAAAATAAAGTTCATCAAACTTGGCATGTCTTGTTATGTATAACCGGGAGGTTGAAGGATCCAAACATTGAAATCCTTTATGGTTGCTGTTGtatccaagaaaaatacaaggtgCACTTGGAGGAGACAATTTATTAGTGGCATAGTCACGGAGACAAGAATAAACCTGACAGCCAAAAGGATGAAAGTGAGCATAATTAAGAGGAGTATTATATAAGGTCTCAAATGAAGAAACACCATTTAGAAGAGTAGTCGGTAACCGATTTATGACATAAACAGCACAACAAAAAGCATGTAGCCAATAATGAGCAAGGAGGTGTGAATGAAAAAGCATTGCAAGGCCCGTTTTAGTGATGTGGCGATGTTTGCGTTCAGCTCTACCATTTTGGGCTGGTGTATGAGGGCAAGTCATAAGATGAAGAATTCCAGCTTCATTTAGCAATGTCTTGACTTTGCTATTGTTGAATTCGGTGCCACCACCACTTTAGAAAAGTTTTTATAGTTGTATGAAActgattttcaacaaatttcttgaactagacaaatacataataaaaatcaGATTTCAGGCGCATTGGATATAACCAAGTGAATCTGGAACAGTCATCAATGAAAATCACATAATATCGAAACCCAAATTTTGAACAAACGGGAACAGGTCCCCACAAATCACTATGAATTAAATCCAGCACATGCGATGCGCATTTGTCATTTAGGGAATAAGGTAGTCTTTTGCTTTTAGTTAATTCACAAGAGCCACAAATGAAGGGAGTTGgtaaaatagaagataaagacaaaagacctttttttcttaaatgaaaaatagtatCGAAGTGAACATGACTCCCAAACAACAATGCCATAATTCAAATGATCCTCGTAGCTTATtggaatttaaaacaaaaacaaagacatTTTGACCATGCTCCAATACATATAAGTTGTGCTCACGCCTCTCTTTTGTTAGAATTTCCTTTGTACCCTTTGCTCAAGCAAAAGAGATGTGTCAGTAAAGATAGAGTTTCCTTTGTACCCTTTAACTAGAcgattcaaatatttttatataatctataaataattttacagcTTTGTAAGTTATAGGAAAAATTATCTTAACTTTTGTATTCTATTATTATGTATAtcatttattagaataataGGGTTGTTAAAGAAGGCATGGATGGAtgaaatattaatgttaaaatgtaattaaattaaatgtaa
Coding sequences:
- the LOC106756682 gene encoding uncharacterized protein LOC106756682; translation: MLDAKPTTSPLQPHIQLTTTGDPFSDPTHYRSLVGALQYLTMTRPDLSYVGTMSYGLSFTRGASLNVLGYSDADWARCIETRRSTYGYSIFLGGNLVSWSSKKQPTVARSSCESDYRVMANAAAELI